In Kogia breviceps isolate mKogBre1 chromosome 7, mKogBre1 haplotype 1, whole genome shotgun sequence, a single window of DNA contains:
- the NUMA1 gene encoding nuclear mitotic apparatus protein 1 isoform X2, with protein MTLHATRAAALLSWVNSLHVADPVEAVLQLQDCSVFLRIIDCIHGTDEGQQILQQPVPERLEFVCSFLQKNRKHPSSPECLVSVQKVMEGSELELAKMTMLLLYHSSMSSKSPRDWEQFEYEIQAELAVILKFVLDHEDGLNLNEDLENFLQKAPVPSPCSSTISEELSPPSHQAKREVRFLELQKVASSSGNNFLPGSPASPMGDILQTPQFQMRRLKKQLADERNNRDELELELAENRKLLTEKDAQIAMMQQRIDRLALLNEKQSASPLEPRELEELRGKNESLTIRLHETLRQCQDLKTEKSQMDRKINQLSEENGDLSFKLREFASHLQQLQGALNELTEEHSKATREWVEKQTHLEKELGTALQDKKCLEEKNEILQGKLSQLEEHLAQLRENPPREKGEVLGDVLQLETLKQESATLAADNTQLQARVEVLETELGQREAKLLAEQSHFEEEKQQLASLIAELQGSLSNLGQAKEELEQASQAQVARLSAQVATMTSELATLNATVQQRDQELAGLKQQAQTEQAQLAQALQRQEQASQSLRQQVEQLSSSLKQKEQQLEEAAKEQKATRRDHAQQLATAAEEREASLRERDAVLQQLEALEKEKAAKLEVLQQQLQAASEARDSAQTSVTQARREKAELSQKVEELHAHVEAAHQERCEAQAQVAALKAQLRSEQQKATERETVAQEKAQLQEQVQALEESLKVTKGSLEEEKRRAADILEEQQRCISRLEAETRSLVEQHKQEQRELEEEKAGRKGLEAQLQQLGEAHQAKTETLRQELAEAVASQREAESECEQLAKEVATWRERYEDSQQEEAQYGAIFQEQLMTLKEECEKARQELQEAKEKVAGIEAHSELQIGRQQSELAQLHASLARALQQVQEKEVRAQKLADDLSALQEKMAATSKEVARLEALVRKAGEQHETASQELLKEPPRAGDRESEWLKEHQGRPFCSTQAALQAMEREAEQMGSELERLRAALMESQGQQQEERGQQEREVARLTQERGRAQADLALEKAAKAELEMRLQNALNEQRVEFAALQEALAHALMEKEGKDQELAKLRGQEAAQGAELKELQQTVGRLKEQLARKEEECPQSLGTASREDASRSGAQSEATGKTEQKGPELEALRAEVSQLEQQVREYREKSSSLERSLEAERASHAERAGALETLQGQLEQKAQELESGQDTLASAQRELATLHAKAQEHSKAEDGWKAQVARSQQEAERKNSLISSLEEEVSILNRQVLEKEGESKELKRLVIAESEKSQKLEERLRLLQAETASSSARAAERSSALREEVQTLREEAEKQRVASESLRQELASQAERAEELGQELKAWQEKFFQKEQALSALQLEHTSTQALVSELLPAKHLCQQLQAEQAATEKRHREELEQSKQAAGGLRAELLRAQRELGELVPLRQKVAEQERAAQQLRAEKASYAEQLSMLKKAHGLLAEENRGLGERANLGRQFLEVELDQAREKYGQELAAVRAEAETRLAEMQREAQSTARELEVMTAKYEGAKVKVLEERQRFQEERQKLTAQVEELSKKLADHDQASKVQQQKLKAQGESQQEAQRLQAQLNELQAQLSQKEQAAEHYKLQMEKAKTHYDAKKQQNQELQEQLRGLEQLQTENKELRAEADRLGRELQQAGLKTREAEQTCRHLTAQVRSLEAQVAHADQQLRDLGKFQVATDALKSREPQAKPQLDLSIDSLDLSCEEGTPLSITSKLPRTQPDGTSIPGEPASPISQRLPPKVESLESLYFTPIPARGQPPLESTLDSLGDVFLDSGRKTRSSRRRTTQIINITMTKKLDVEEPDSANSSFYSTQSAPASQAGPRAASSTQSLARLGSPDDGNSALLSLPGYRPTTRSSARRSQAGVSSGAPPGRNSFYMGTCQDEPEQLDDWNRIAELQQRNRVCPPHLKTCYPLESRPSLSLPTITDEEIKTGDPRETLRRASMQPTQIAEGAGITTRQQRKRVSSEPHQGPGTPESKKATTCFPRPMTPRDRHEGRRQSTTEAQKKAAPAVVKQADRRQSMAFSILNTPKKLGNSLLRRAASKKAPSKASPNPRSGTRRSPRIATTTASAATAAAIAAATATPRAKGKAKH; from the exons CCATGGCACTGACGAAGGGCAGCAAATCCTGCAGCAGCCGGTGCCAGAGAGACTGGAATTTGTGTGCAGTTTTCTGCAGA AAAACCGAAAACATCCCTCTTCTCCAGAATGCCTGGTGTCAGTGCAGAAGGTGATGGAGGGATCAGAGCTGGAACTTGCCAAG ATGACCATGCTGCTCTTATACCACTCCTCCATGAGCTCCAAAAGTCCCAGGGACTGGGAACAGTTCGAATACGAGATTCAG GCTGAGTTAGCTGTCATTCTCAAATTTGTGCTGGACCATGAGGATGGGCTAAACCTGAATGAGGACTTAGAGAACTTCTTAcagaaag CTCCTGTCCCTTCCCCCTGTTCCAGCACCATCTCTGAAGAGCTCTCCCCACCTAGCCACCAGGCCAAGAGGGAGGTTCGCTTCCTAGAGCTACAGAAAGTCGCCTCTTCCAGTGGGAACAA CTTCCTCCCAGGTTCTCCAGCCTCCCCCATGGGTGACATTCTGCAGACCCCACAATTCCAGATGAGGCGGCTGAAGAAGCAGCTTGCAGATGAGAGAAATAATCGAGACGAGCTGGAGCTGGAGTTGGCCGAGAACCGCAAGCTCCTCACAGAGAAAG ATGCGCAGATAGCCATGATGCAGCAGCGCATCGACCGCCTGGCTCTGCTGAACGAGAAGCAGTCGGCCAGTCCGCTGGAGCCCAGGGAGCTTGAGGAGCTCCGTGGCAAGAATGAGAG CCTCACCATACGGCTCCACGAAACTCTGAGGCAGTGCCAGGACCTGAAGACAGAGAAGAGCCAGATGGATCGCAAAATTAACCAGCTTTCTGAAGAGAATGGGGACCTTTCCTTTAAG CTGCGGGAGTTTGCCAGTCACCTGCAGCAGCTACAGGGGGCCCTCAATGAACTGACAGAAGAGCACAGCAAGGCCACTCGGGAGTGGGTGGAGAAGCAGACCCATCTGGAGAAGGAGCTTGGCACAGCCCTGCAGGACAAG AAATGCCTTGAAGAGAAGAATGAAATCCTTCAGGGAAAACTTTCACAGCTGGAAGAACATTTGGCCCAGCTGCGGGAGAACCCACCCCGGGAGAAGGGCGAGGTGCTGGGTGACGTCTTGCAG CTGGAAACTCTCAAGCAAGAGTCAGCCACTCTCGCTGCAGACAACACCCAGCTCCAAGCCAGAGTGGAGGTGCTGGAGACTGAGCTGGGCCAGCGGGAGGCCAAGCTGCTTGCCGAGCAGAGCCACTTTGAAGAAGAAAAGCAGCAGTTGGCCAGCCTGATTGCCGAGCTGCAGGGCTCCCTGTCCAACCTTGGCCAGGCCAAGGAAGAGCTGGAGCAGGCCTCTCAGGCTCAGGTGGCCCGGCTGTCTGCCCAGGTGGCCACGATGACCTCCGAGCTCGCCACCCTCAATGCCACCGTCCAGCAGCGGGATCAAGAACTGGCTGGCCTAAAGCAGCAGGCCCAAACAGAGCAGGCGCAGCTCGCGCAGGCCCTCCAGCGGCAGGAACAGGCCTCCCAGAGCCTCCGCCAGCAGGTGGAGCAGCTGAGCAGCAGCTTgaagcagaaggaacagcagtTGGAAGAGGCCGCCAAGGAGCAGAAGGCCACCCGGCGAGACCACGCCCAGCAACTGGCCACTGCGGCCGAGGAGCGGGAGGCCTCTTTACGGGAGAGGGATGCGGTCCTCCAGCAGCTGGAGGCATTGGAGAAGGAGAAGGCCGCCAAGCTGGAGgtcctgcaacagcagcttcagGCTGCTAGTGAAGCCCGAGACAGTGCCCAGACCTCGGTGACACAGGCCCGGCGGGAGAAGGCAGAGCTGAGCCAGAAGGTGGAGGAGCTCCATGCCCATGTTGAGGCAGCCCACCAGGAGCGGTGTGAGGCGCAGGCCCAGGTGGCAGCTCTGAAGGCCCAGCTGAGGTCTGAGCAGCAAAAAGCAACCGAGAGAGAAACGGTGGCCCAGGAGAAGGCCCAGCTCCAGGAGCAGGTCCAGGCCCTTGAGGAGTCCTTGAAGGTCACCAAGGGCAGCCTGGAAGAGGAGAAGCGCAGGGCTGCAGACATCCTGGAAGAGCAGCAGCGATGCATCTCCAGGCTGGAGGCAGAGACCCGGAGCCTGGTGGAGCAGCACAAGCAGGAACAGAGGGAGCTGGAAGAAGAGAAGGCCGGGCGCAAGGGGCTGGAGGCCCAGTTACAGCAGCTCGGGGAGGCCCATCAGGCCAAGACAGAAACCCTGCGGCAGGAGCTGGCTGAGGCTGTAGCCTCCCAGCGCGAGGCCGAGAGTGAGTGTGAGCAGCTTGCCAAGGAGGTGGCCACCTGGCGTGAGCGGTACGAGGACAGCCAGCAGGAGGAGGCGCAGTACGGCGCCATATTCCAGGAACAGCTGATGACCCTGAAGGAGGAATGCGAGAAGGCCCGCCAGGAGCTGCAGGAGGCAAAGGAGAAGGTGGCAGGGATAGAGGCCCACAGCGAGCTCCAGATTGGCCGGCAGCAGAGTGAGCTTGCTCAGCTCCACGCCAGCCTGGCCAGGGCCCTGCAGCAGGTCCAGGAGAAGGAGGTCAGGGCCCAGAAGCTCGCAGACGACCTGTCCGCTCTGCAGGAGAAGATGGCTGCCACCAGCAAGGAGGTGGCCCGCCTGGAGGCCTTGGTGCGCAAGGCAGGTGAGCAGCATGAAACGGCCTCCCAGGAGCTACTCAAGGAGCCGCCCAGGGCAGGAGACAGAGAGTCGGAGTGGCTGAAAGAGCATCAGGGACGCCCGTTCTGCAGCACGCAGGCTGCACTGCAGGCCATGGAGCGTGAGGCAGAGCAAATGGGCAGTGAGCTGGAGAGGCTGCGGGCCGCGCTGATGGAGAGCCAGGGGCAGCAGCAGGAGGAGCGTGGGCAGCAGGAGAGGGAGGTGGCGCGTCTGACCCAGGAGCGGGGCCGGGCCCAAGCTGACCTTGCCCTGGAGAAGGCCGCCAAGGCAGAGCTTGAAATGCGGCTGCAGAATGCCCTCAACGAGCAGCGTGTGGAGTTTGCCGCCTTGCAGGAGGCACTGGCCCACGCCCTGATGGAAAAGGAGGGGAAGGATCAGGAGCTGGCCAAGCTTCGTGGGCAGGAGGCAGCCCAGGGGGCAGAGCTGAAGGAGCTTCAGCAAACTGTGGGGCGACTGAAGGAACAGCTGGCCAGGAAAGAGGAGGAGTGCCCACAGTCTCTAGGGACGGCCAGCCGAGAAGACGCTTCCCGGTCGGGAGCCCAGTCTGAGGCTACTGGAAAGACGGAGCAGAAAGGCCCAGAGCTGGAGGCTCTGCGGGCAGAGGTGAGCCAGCTGGAGCAGCAGGTCCGCGAGTATCGGGAGAAGTCCTCCAGCCTGGAGCGCAGCCTCGAGGCTGAGCGCGCCTCCCACGCAGAGCGGGCTGGTGCTCTGGAGACTTTGCAAGGCCAGTTAGAGCAGAAGGCCCAGGAGCTGGAGAGCGGTCAGGACACCTTAGCCTCGGCCCAAAGGGAGCTGGCCACCCTCCACGCCAAGGCCCAAGAGCACAGCAAGGCTGAGGATGGGTGGAAGGCACAGGTGGCCCGGAGTCAGCAGGAGGCTGAGAGGAAGAACAGCCTCATCAGCAGCTTGGAGGAGGAGGTGTCCATCCTGAACCGCCAGGTTCTGGAGAAGGAAGGTGAGAGCAAGGAGTTGAAGCGGCTGGTTATCGCCGAGTCAGAGAAGagtcagaagctggaagagaggcTGCGTCTGCTCCAGGCAGAGACAGCCAGCAGCAGCGCCAGGGCTGCAGAACGCAGTTCCGCTCTGCGGGAGGAGGTCCAGACCCTCCGGGAGGAGGCAGAGAAGCAGCGGGTGGCTTCCGAGAGCCTGAGGCAGGAGCTGGCCTCGCAAGCAGAGCGAGCAGAAGAGCTGGGCCAAGAGTTGAAGGCTTGGCAGGAGAAGTTCTTCCAGAAGGAGCAGGCCCTCTCTGCCCTGCAGCTTGAGCACACTAGCACGCAGGCCCTGGTGAGCGAGCTGCTGCCCGCTAAGCACCTGTGCCAGCAGCTGCAGGCTGAGCAGGCAGCCACTGAGAAACGCCATCGAGAGGAGCTGGAGCAGAGCAAGCAGGCAGCTGGTGGGCTGCGGGCGGAGCTGCTGCGGGCCCAGCGCGAGCTCGGGGAGCTGGTGCCCCTGCGGCAGAAGGTGGCGGAGCAGGAGCGAGCAGCCCAGCAGCTGCGGGCAGAGAAGGCCAGCTACGCAGAGCAGCTGAGCATGCTGAAGAAGGCTCATGGCCTGCTGGCGGAGGAGAACCGGGGGCTGGGTGAGCGGGCCAACCTCGGCCGGCAGTTTCTGGAAGTGGAGCTGGACCAGGCCCGGGAGAAGTACGGCCAAGAGCTGGCAGCTGTGCGTGCTGAGGCTGAGACCCGTCTGGCCGAGATGCAGCGGGAAGCACAGAGTACTGCTCGGGAGCTGGAGGTGATGACTGCCAAGTACGAGGGTGCCAAGGTCAAGGTCCTGGAGGAGAGGCAGCGTTTCCAGGAGGAGAGGCAGAAACTCACTGCCCAG GTGGAAGAACTGAGTAAGAAGCTAGCTGACCATGACCAAGCCAGCAAGGTGCAGCAGCAGAAGCTGAAG GCCCAGGGTGAGAGCCAGCAAGAGGCCCAGCGCCTCCAGGCCCAGCTGAATGAGCTGCAGGCCCAGCTGAGCCAGAAGGAGCAGGCGGCTGAGCACTACAAGCTGCAG ATGGAGAAGGCCAAGACTCATTATGATGCCAAGAAGCAGCAGAACCAAGAGCTGCAGGAGCAGCTGCGGGGCCTGGAGCAGCTGCAGACAGAGAACAAGGAGCTGCGGGCTGAAGCGGATCGGCTGGGCCGGGAGCTGCAGCAGGCCGGGCTGAAGACCAGGGAGGCCGAGCAGACCTGCCGTCACCTCACCGCCCAGGTGCGCAGCCTGGAGGCACAG GTTGCCCATGCTGACCAGCAGCTTCGGGACCTGGGCAAGTTCCAGGTGGCGACTGACGCCTTAAAGAGCCGGGAGCCCCAGGCTAAGCCTCAGCTGGACTTGAGCATTGACAGCCTGGATCTGAGCTGCGAGGAGGGGACCCCACTCTCTATCACCAG CAAGTTGCCTCGTACCCAGCCAGATGGCACCAGCATCCCTGGAGAGCCAGCCTCGCCCATCTCCCAGCGTCTGCCCCCCAAGGTAGAATCCCTGGAGAGTCTCTACTTCACCCCCATCCCTGCTCGGGGTCAGCCCCCCCTGGAGAGCACCCTGGACTCCCTGGGGGATGTCTTCCTGGACTCAGGCCGGAAGACCCGCTCCTCTCGTCGGCGCACCACGCAAATCATCAACATCACCATGACCAAG AAGCTAGACGTGGAGGAGCCAGACAGCGCCAACTCCTCCTTCTACAGCACGCAGTCTGCCCCTGCTTCCCAGGCCGGCCCGAGAGCTGCCTCCTCCACCCAGTCTCTAGCCCGCCTGGGCTCTCCCGACGACGGCAACTCGGCTCTGCTAAGCCTGCCTGGCTACCGGCCCACCACTCGCAGCTCCGCCCGCCGCTCCCAGGCTGGGGTATCCAGCGGGGCCCCTCCAG GCAGGAACAGCTTCTACATGGGCACTTGCCAGGATGAGCCTGAGCAGCTGGATGACTGGAACCGCATTGCAGAGTTGCAGCAGCGCAATCGAGTGTGCCCCCCGCACTTAAAGACCTGCTACCCCCTGGAGTCCAGG CCTTCCCTGAGCCTGCCTACCATCACAGATGAGGAGATAAAAACCGGTGACCCCCGGGAGACCCTGCGCCGAGCCAGCATGCAGCCAACCCAGATAGCTGAGGGCGCTGGCATCACCACCCGGCAGCAGCGCAAACGGGTCTCCTCAGAGCCCCACCAGGGCCCTGGCACCCCCGAG TCTAAGAAGGCCACCACCTGTTTCCCACGCCCCATGACTCCCCGGGACCGACATGAAGGGCGCAGACAGAGCACTACCGAGGCCCAGAAGAAAGCAGCTCCAGCTGTTGTTAAACAG GCTGACCGCCGCCAGTCGATGGCCTTCAGCATCCTCAACACACCCAAGAAGCTCGGGAATAGCCTCCTGCGGAGGGCAGCCTCGAAGAAAGCCCCATCCAAggcctcccccaacccccgcagTGGGACCCGCCGCTCTCCTCGCATTGCCACCACCACAGCCAGTGCCGCCACTGCCGCCGCCATCGCTGCCGCCACTGCCACCCCTCGGGCCAAGGGCAAG gcAAAGCACTAA